A region of the Plasmodium reichenowi strain SY57 chromosome Unknown, whole genome shotgun sequence genome:
TCCAATTCCTTTTGTAGTAGgtcttctttttttttttttaacatgGTATTATCAACTAAAGGTACCGTTAAATTAAAAACCGGTAATTCATTTGTTGTGTCTTTATCTTTTGTAAAAAATCCGACTCTCTCAAAT
Encoded here:
- a CDS encoding glutamine--tRNA ligase, putative — translated: KIGDPIQFERVGFFTKDKDTTNELPVFNLTVPLVDNTMLKKKKEDLLQKELDKLKREKIAAERKLKKEQKKIREQKKKEQNRNN